In Brevibacillus brevis, a genomic segment contains:
- a CDS encoding AraC family transcriptional regulator, translating to MDNDRYAEIDAVIEFIHRHIDEPLPLSRLASYVAYSPYHFTRIFKERMGLPPLYYVSSLRLQKAKDLLLKTNMSIRDIGLEIGQQSLGTFSTRFTERVGVTPSVFRYSAQAADTDFQTLRKIGDWNLEKLPTPRKFSVTGTVHAELPFDGVVLVGLFAKPIPEGLPLYGTVIRSSAGHFSLRDIRPGTYYLMATSVHWEMDAKEILLPNSTLRTRSRQPIIVTPDSVVPHQDVRLYPPRPDDPPILISLPLLMNHFLAKHEGAGNGGGRI from the coding sequence ATGGACAATGATCGGTACGCCGAGATCGATGCGGTGATCGAATTTATTCACCGGCATATCGACGAACCACTTCCCCTTTCTCGTCTGGCTTCGTATGTCGCATACAGCCCCTATCATTTTACCCGCATTTTTAAAGAGAGAATGGGGTTGCCCCCGCTCTATTACGTTTCCTCTCTGCGCCTGCAAAAAGCGAAAGACTTGCTTTTGAAAACCAACATGAGCATCCGCGATATCGGATTGGAAATTGGGCAGCAAAGCCTGGGCACGTTTTCTACCCGATTCACCGAACGGGTAGGGGTGACTCCTTCGGTTTTTCGCTATTCCGCCCAAGCGGCTGACACAGACTTTCAAACTCTGCGAAAGATTGGCGACTGGAACCTGGAAAAACTGCCTACCCCACGGAAATTTTCCGTGACCGGGACCGTTCATGCCGAGCTCCCGTTTGACGGTGTCGTCTTGGTCGGCCTGTTCGCCAAGCCGATTCCGGAAGGGTTGCCGCTGTATGGGACCGTAATCCGTTCTTCGGCAGGACATTTTTCCCTGAGAGATATCAGGCCGGGGACGTATTACCTGATGGCAACTTCCGTCCATTGGGAGATGGATGCCAAGGAAATCCTGCTCCCGAACTCGACGCTCCGCACCCGTTCCAGACAGCCTATCATCGTCACTCCAGATTCGGTGGTTCCCCATCAAGACGTCAGGCTCTACCCGCCCCGCCCCGACGATCCACCTATCCTCATCTCGCTGCCGCTGCTCATGAACCACTTCCTG